From a region of the Pectobacterium aquaticum genome:
- a CDS encoding sugar transporter, with product MTRSSRSTAWLRVVSLSLAAFIFNTAEFAPVALLSDIAASFSMSAAQVGLIITIYAWVVGLMSLPCMLMSSDMERRSLLIKIFILFAVSNVLSGLAWNYWVLVIARIGVALAHAIFWSITASLVVRLAPADKKAQALSLLATGTALALVLGLPLGRVVGQYLGWRVTFVLIGLIAAGIMVGLIKLLPVLPSSNSGSLKSLPLLLKRPALLCVYGLTVMIVTAHFTAYSYIEPFIQKVALLSENFTTILLLIFGGAGIIGSMLFSRYSGKYPAGFLIVSFAFLAVCLLLLLPLSFSGWSLSTLCVVWGIAIMALSLGMQVKVLTLASDATDVAMALYSGIYNIGIGGGALLGNQVIIHLGLPDIGFMGAAMAILATVCCIFTFVRYARVLKTSLAN from the coding sequence ATGACCCGTTCTTCCCGTTCGACCGCCTGGTTACGCGTCGTCAGCCTTTCTCTGGCGGCCTTCATTTTTAACACCGCTGAATTTGCCCCCGTCGCGCTGTTGTCAGATATCGCTGCCAGTTTTTCCATGAGCGCCGCGCAGGTCGGGCTGATCATCACGATTTACGCTTGGGTGGTTGGGCTGATGTCGCTGCCCTGCATGCTGATGTCCAGCGATATGGAGCGACGCAGCCTGCTGATCAAAATCTTTATCCTGTTCGCCGTCAGCAATGTGTTGTCTGGTCTGGCTTGGAACTATTGGGTGTTGGTAATCGCTCGTATCGGCGTGGCGCTGGCTCACGCGATATTCTGGTCGATTACGGCATCGCTGGTGGTGCGTTTGGCACCTGCGGACAAAAAAGCGCAAGCGTTAAGCTTGCTGGCGACCGGCACGGCGCTGGCGCTGGTGCTGGGGTTACCGCTGGGGCGTGTGGTCGGGCAGTATCTGGGCTGGCGTGTGACGTTCGTTCTGATTGGCCTGATTGCTGCGGGGATTATGGTGGGTCTGATTAAACTGCTGCCTGTGCTGCCGAGCAGTAATTCCGGTTCGTTGAAGAGTTTGCCTCTCCTGCTTAAACGTCCGGCGCTGCTGTGCGTGTACGGCCTGACCGTCATGATCGTTACGGCGCATTTTACCGCCTACAGTTATATTGAGCCGTTTATCCAGAAAGTGGCGTTGTTGAGTGAAAACTTCACGACCATCTTGCTGCTGATTTTTGGTGGTGCTGGCATCATTGGCAGCATGCTGTTCAGCCGCTACAGCGGCAAATATCCGGCAGGCTTCCTGATTGTCTCGTTCGCGTTTCTGGCGGTGTGTTTACTACTCCTGCTGCCTTTGTCATTCAGCGGCTGGAGCCTGTCGACGCTGTGTGTCGTCTGGGGGATCGCCATTATGGCGCTGAGTCTGGGAATGCAGGTCAAGGTGCTGACGCTGGCATCGGATGCTACCGACGTGGCGATGGCGCTCTACTCAGGAATTTATAACATTGGGATCGGCGGCGGTGCGCTGCTGGGCAATCAGGTGATTATCCATTTGGGCCTGCCCGACATCGGTTTCATGGGTGCGGCGATGGCGATACTGGCAACCGTGTGCTGTATTTTTACGTTTGTCCGCTATGCCCGTGTGTTAAAAACATCATTGGCGAACTGA
- a CDS encoding DUF3142 domain-containing protein, giving the protein MGRQARLLLVTPLIVLAGLFSFCSQAASVNAVTSAINTAPPIVDATRYQNFWLWAAVRPQPILHQAQTLYLHQGEVARRQGKVVFLRQGIPPSQLRVNRVWLAFRMTTLELSDRHLNRILKLREKWQSQGNQVVGIQIDFDAKSYQLAGYVAFLTQLRERLPEDCQLSITGLLDWSKTGDVAALNRLQGKLDEVVVQIYQGRSTITNYAEYLPALMKLTLPFRVGLVQHGKWEPQWQQRLATSPYYRGEVVFLVNPPLKKSANGRL; this is encoded by the coding sequence GTGGGCAGACAAGCTCGATTATTACTGGTAACGCCGTTAATCGTGTTGGCCGGCCTGTTCTCGTTCTGTTCGCAGGCCGCTTCCGTTAACGCAGTCACTTCAGCCATCAACACGGCCCCCCCCATCGTCGACGCAACGCGCTATCAGAATTTCTGGCTGTGGGCGGCGGTGCGGCCCCAGCCGATTCTGCATCAGGCACAGACGCTGTATCTGCATCAGGGCGAAGTGGCGCGCCGCCAAGGCAAGGTCGTGTTCCTGCGTCAGGGGATCCCGCCCAGCCAGTTGCGCGTTAACCGCGTCTGGCTGGCTTTCCGCATGACCACGCTGGAGCTTTCCGATCGCCACCTGAACCGGATACTAAAGTTACGGGAAAAGTGGCAGAGTCAGGGCAATCAAGTGGTTGGGATTCAGATCGATTTTGACGCGAAAAGCTATCAGTTAGCAGGCTATGTCGCGTTTCTGACGCAATTACGCGAGCGTTTACCCGAAGATTGTCAGCTCAGTATTACAGGGCTGCTCGATTGGTCGAAAACCGGTGATGTTGCGGCGTTGAACCGCTTACAGGGCAAGCTGGATGAAGTGGTGGTGCAGATCTATCAGGGGCGCAGCACCATTACCAATTACGCAGAGTACCTGCCTGCACTGATGAAGCTGACCCTGCCGTTCCGGGTCGGGTTGGTGCAACACGGCAAGTGGGAACCGCAGTGGCAGCAGCGCCTTGCCACTTCACCGTATTATCGCGGGGAAGTGGTGTTTCTGGTGAATCCACCCCTGAAAAAATCCGCCAATGGCAGGCTGTAG
- the cpxP gene encoding cell-envelope stress modulator CpxP encodes MQQFATLSLTSLLMLGTFTAFAAESGDASASGWHIDDSVTKGTSVQQGMFDGVRLTEQQRQQMRDLMHQSRQDKPTFNAEDVKAMHKLVTAETFDEAAVRAQITRMMSVQLERQIQMTRVRNQMYNLLTPAQKEILELKHKQRMKEMQQQISMLSQMAAPAPGITSQAETDNPE; translated from the coding sequence ATGCAACAGTTCGCAACCTTATCTCTTACTTCACTGCTTATGTTAGGCACTTTTACCGCCTTTGCAGCAGAAAGTGGAGACGCCTCGGCGAGCGGCTGGCATATCGATGATTCCGTCACAAAAGGCACATCCGTCCAGCAAGGTATGTTCGATGGCGTGAGGCTGACTGAGCAACAGCGTCAGCAAATGCGTGATTTGATGCACCAGAGCCGTCAGGACAAGCCGACGTTTAATGCCGAAGATGTTAAAGCCATGCATAAGCTGGTGACGGCAGAAACGTTTGATGAAGCGGCGGTACGAGCGCAGATAACCCGAATGATGAGCGTGCAGCTCGAGCGTCAGATTCAGATGACCCGAGTGCGCAACCAAATGTATAACCTGCTGACGCCAGCGCAGAAAGAGATATTAGAGCTGAAGCATAAGCAACGCATGAAAGAGATGCAGCAACAGATATCGATGTTGAGCCAGATGGCCGCGCCAGCACCAGGTATAACAAGCCAGGCCGAGACAGATAATCCCGAGTAG
- the fieF gene encoding CDF family cation-efflux transporter FieF (FieF, a metal efflux transporter, is a member of the CDF (cation diffusion facilitator) family of transporters.), protein MNPHYARLVTLAAVSATVVALVLFIMKVFAWWHTGSVSLLASLVDSLVDIAASLVNLLVVRYSLQPADTEHAFGHGKAESLAALAQSMFISGSALFLILMGLQHSLEPQTLHAPEVGMWVTLIALVATLLLVAFQRWVVKRTHSQAVRADMLHYQSDLLMNGAILVALALSWKGIMRADSLFALGIGGYILYSALRMGYDAVQSLLDRALPEDEHRAIAEVIVNWPGIRGAHALRTRRSGPTRFIQLHLEMDDTLPLVQAHQIADDLEQALREQFPGADIIIHQDPVSAVPENQRGRLTA, encoded by the coding sequence ATGAATCCACACTATGCACGTCTGGTGACGCTGGCAGCCGTGAGCGCAACGGTCGTAGCGCTGGTACTGTTCATAATGAAAGTGTTTGCCTGGTGGCATACCGGTTCGGTAAGCCTGTTGGCGTCGTTGGTTGATTCGCTGGTAGATATCGCCGCGTCGCTGGTGAACCTGCTGGTGGTGCGCTATTCGCTGCAACCCGCAGATACTGAGCATGCATTCGGCCACGGTAAAGCGGAATCGCTGGCTGCGCTGGCGCAGAGCATGTTTATCTCCGGCTCGGCGCTGTTCCTGATTCTGATGGGGCTGCAACATTCGCTGGAGCCCCAGACGCTGCACGCACCGGAAGTGGGCATGTGGGTGACGCTCATTGCGCTGGTGGCTACGCTGCTGCTGGTAGCGTTCCAGCGCTGGGTCGTGAAGCGTACGCACAGTCAGGCGGTGCGTGCGGATATGCTGCATTATCAGTCCGACCTGTTGATGAACGGTGCGATTCTGGTGGCGCTGGCGCTCAGTTGGAAAGGTATTATGCGCGCCGACTCCCTGTTTGCATTGGGTATTGGCGGCTATATTTTATATAGCGCGTTACGCATGGGGTATGACGCCGTGCAGTCGCTGTTGGATCGCGCCCTGCCGGAGGACGAGCATCGCGCGATTGCTGAGGTGATTGTGAACTGGCCGGGCATTCGCGGCGCACATGCGTTGCGTACCCGACGTTCCGGCCCAACGCGCTTTATTCAACTGCATCTGGAAATGGATGACACGCTGCCGCTGGTTCAGGCGCATCAAATTGCAGATGATCTGGAGCAGGCATTACGTGAACAGTTTCCGGGGGCCGATATTATTATCCATCAGGATCCGGTTTCTGCCGTGCCGGAAAATCAGCGTGGCAGATTGACGGCGTAG
- a CDS encoding AEC family transporter, whose translation MPAFIVSLWHQIFLSLPLFVLIALGYSLIRYGKWPTTVTDGMTRFVFSVAMPAMLFRLMSDFSKRPVVDARLLIAFFGGCLLVFVLGRIVARKVFHLDGVSGSLFALSGIFSNNVMLGLPIATLMLGEKAIPSVALVVVFNGLILWTLVTVSVEWARNGALSLQGFTKTALGVLKNPLIIGILSGTLFSLTGLPLPSYVDQPLAMLGQIAAPLSLVALGMGLAEYRVRDGWQISTAICTIKLLVQPLVIWGIAIALGLPEMETRAVVLLGSMAVGVNVYLMSRQFDVLGGPVASSLLLSTAMAALTTPLILTLMGVRL comes from the coding sequence ATGCCCGCATTTATTGTTTCGCTTTGGCACCAGATTTTTCTGTCGTTACCCCTCTTTGTTCTTATCGCACTCGGCTATAGCCTGATTCGCTATGGTAAATGGCCGACCACTGTGACCGACGGCATGACACGCTTTGTCTTCTCCGTCGCCATGCCCGCGATGCTATTCCGCCTGATGTCGGATTTTTCCAAACGTCCGGTGGTGGATGCCCGACTGCTGATCGCCTTTTTTGGCGGCTGCCTGCTGGTGTTTGTCTTAGGCCGCATCGTGGCGCGCAAGGTCTTTCATCTCGATGGCGTCTCTGGCTCGCTGTTTGCGCTGAGCGGTATCTTCTCCAACAACGTGATGCTGGGGCTGCCGATTGCCACGCTGATGCTGGGCGAAAAGGCGATTCCGTCTGTCGCGCTGGTCGTCGTGTTCAACGGGCTTATTTTGTGGACGCTGGTGACGGTGTCGGTGGAATGGGCGCGTAACGGCGCGCTGTCGCTACAGGGCTTTACCAAAACCGCGCTGGGCGTGCTGAAGAACCCGCTGATTATCGGCATTCTGTCCGGGACCTTATTCAGTCTGACGGGTCTGCCGCTGCCGTCGTATGTCGATCAGCCGCTTGCCATGCTGGGACAGATTGCCGCGCCGCTGTCGCTGGTGGCACTGGGAATGGGACTGGCGGAATACCGCGTGCGTGATGGCTGGCAGATCAGTACGGCGATTTGCACGATCAAGCTACTGGTTCAGCCGCTGGTGATCTGGGGGATTGCGATTGCACTCGGCCTGCCGGAAATGGAAACGCGTGCGGTCGTGCTGCTGGGGTCGATGGCGGTGGGCGTCAACGTCTATCTGATGTCGCGCCAGTTCGATGTACTGGGTGGCCCGGTGGCATCAAGCCTATTGCTATCAACGGCGATGGCGGCATTAACCACGCCGTTGATTCTGACGCTGATGGGTGTGCGGCTATAA
- the ugpQ gene encoding glycerophosphodiester phosphodiesterase, with protein METIWPYPSIVAHRGGGSLAPENTLAAIDVGASLGHKMIEFDAKLSQDGQIFLLHDDTLERTSNGWGIAGELPWDKLVGLDVGGWYGHKFVGERLPLLSEVAKRCVQYGMAANIEIKPTTGYETETGRVIALAARQLWADHPVAPLLSSFSIEALEAAQQAVPELPRGLLLDEWEEDWLALTQRLDCVSIHLNHKLLTAERVASLKAAGLRILVYTVNQPDRAQTLLDWGVDCICTDRIDLIGANFATG; from the coding sequence ATGGAAACAATCTGGCCTTACCCGAGCATTGTCGCCCATCGCGGCGGCGGTTCACTGGCACCGGAAAACACGCTGGCGGCGATTGATGTCGGTGCCAGCCTCGGTCATAAGATGATCGAATTTGACGCCAAGCTGTCGCAGGACGGCCAGATTTTCCTTTTACACGACGACACGCTTGAGCGCACCAGTAACGGCTGGGGCATTGCAGGTGAACTGCCGTGGGACAAGCTGGTCGGGCTGGACGTCGGCGGCTGGTACGGTCATAAATTTGTCGGTGAACGCCTGCCGCTGTTATCGGAAGTAGCAAAACGCTGTGTGCAGTACGGCATGGCGGCCAACATCGAAATTAAACCCACCACTGGATATGAAACAGAAACCGGACGGGTTATCGCGCTGGCGGCGCGCCAGCTGTGGGCCGATCATCCGGTCGCACCGCTGCTGTCATCGTTTTCTATCGAAGCTCTGGAAGCGGCGCAGCAGGCGGTGCCAGAACTGCCGCGTGGGTTGCTGCTGGATGAGTGGGAAGAGGACTGGCTGGCGTTAACGCAGCGTCTGGATTGTGTGTCCATCCACCTGAATCACAAACTGCTGACGGCAGAACGCGTCGCGTCGCTGAAAGCTGCGGGTTTGCGTATTCTGGTTTATACCGTCAACCAACCTGATCGCGCGCAAACTTTGCTGGATTGGGGCGTTGACTGTATCTGTACTGACCGGATAGATTTAATCGGGGCTAACTTCGCGACCGGCTGA
- a CDS encoding glycoside hydrolase family 68 protein, whose product MKAVNYKPTIWTRADVLKINENDPTTTQPLVSPDFPVMNNNIFIWDTMPLRTLEGTIVSINGWSVILTLTADRHPHDPQYIDGQGNYDIKADWEDRHGRARMCYWYSRTGKDWIFGGRVMAEGVSPTAREWAGTPILLNSEGDIDLYYTCVTPGSTIAKVRGRIVTSDEGVQLLDFNEVKRLFEADGVYYQTEAQNATWNFRDPSPFIDPKDGKLYMVFEGNVAGDRGSHVVGPAEVGLVPPGYEYVGGARFQVGCIGLAVAKDLKGDEWEILPPLITAVGVNDQTERPHYVFQDGKYYLFTISHKFTYADGLTGPDGLYGFVSDRLFGPYTPMNTSGLILGNPPKQPFQTYSHYMMPNGLVTSFIDSVPTSGQDFRIGGTEAPTVKIMLEGNRSFVREVFDYGYIPAMQNILLHQ is encoded by the coding sequence ATGAAAGCGGTAAATTATAAACCAACCATCTGGACTCGTGCAGATGTCTTGAAAATTAATGAAAATGATCCAACTACCACACAACCCTTGGTTAGCCCTGATTTTCCAGTCATGAATAATAATATATTTATCTGGGACACCATGCCGCTGCGTACCTTGGAGGGTACTATAGTATCCATCAACGGCTGGTCTGTAATTTTAACCCTGACGGCTGACCGGCATCCGCATGATCCGCAGTATATTGATGGTCAAGGCAATTATGATATCAAGGCCGACTGGGAGGACCGGCATGGACGCGCACGGATGTGTTATTGGTATTCTCGAACCGGTAAAGACTGGATTTTCGGTGGCCGCGTGATGGCCGAAGGGGTTTCACCGACAGCTCGCGAATGGGCAGGGACGCCGATACTGCTGAATAGCGAGGGCGATATCGACCTTTATTATACATGCGTCACACCAGGCTCCACAATTGCCAAAGTCCGTGGTCGGATTGTGACGTCTGACGAGGGCGTTCAACTGTTGGACTTCAACGAGGTCAAGCGACTGTTCGAGGCGGATGGGGTTTATTACCAGACTGAAGCTCAGAATGCTACCTGGAACTTTCGTGATCCAAGCCCGTTTATCGATCCGAAGGACGGTAAATTATATATGGTGTTTGAAGGTAATGTGGCTGGCGATAGAGGTTCACATGTTGTAGGACCGGCTGAAGTAGGGCTAGTGCCACCAGGCTATGAATATGTAGGTGGTGCGCGCTTTCAGGTTGGTTGTATCGGTTTGGCTGTAGCTAAAGATCTAAAAGGCGATGAATGGGAGATTCTGCCGCCCCTAATCACAGCGGTTGGTGTCAATGACCAGACTGAACGCCCACACTATGTGTTTCAGGATGGAAAATATTACCTGTTCACAATCAGTCATAAGTTCACCTACGCCGACGGGTTGACTGGACCCGACGGGCTATACGGTTTTGTAAGTGACCGTTTGTTTGGCCCTTACACGCCCATGAATACTTCCGGTTTAATACTTGGTAACCCACCTAAGCAACCGTTCCAGACTTATTCACACTATATGATGCCGAATGGTTTGGTGACATCGTTTATCGATAGTGTCCCGACCAGCGGTCAAGATTTCCGTATCGGCGGTACCGAGGCGCCTACGGTAAAGATCATGCTAGAGGGCAATCGTTCTTTTGTGAGAGAAGTATTTGATTACGGTTATATCCCTGCGATGCAGAATATTTTGTTACATCAGTAA
- the pfkA gene encoding 6-phosphofructokinase, producing MIRRIGVLTSGGDAPGMNAAIRGVVRAALSEGLEVYGIYDGYQGLYEDRMEQLDRYSVSDVINRGGTFLGSARFPQFRDEAVRQVCVENMKRRGLDALVVIGGDGSYMGAKRLTEMGFPCIGLPGTIDNDVAGTDYTIGYFTALETVLEAIDRLRDTSSSHQRISIVEVMGRHCGDLTLAAAIAGGCEFIVLPEVPFSPEDLVCEIKAGIEKGKKHAIVAITELVCDVDELAKYIEKETGRETRATVLGHIQRGGSPVAYDRILASRMGAYSIELLQQGYGGRCVGIQNEKMVHHDIVDAIENMKRPFKGDWLDTAKKLF from the coding sequence ATGATTAGAAGAATCGGAGTGTTGACGAGCGGTGGCGATGCACCAGGTATGAATGCGGCAATTCGTGGTGTAGTTCGCGCTGCACTATCGGAAGGGTTAGAAGTTTACGGCATTTATGATGGTTATCAGGGCTTGTACGAAGATCGCATGGAGCAGTTGGATCGTTACAGCGTGTCGGATGTGATTAACCGTGGCGGCACGTTCCTGGGTTCCGCGCGATTCCCGCAGTTTCGTGATGAAGCGGTGCGCCAGGTCTGCGTGGAAAATATGAAAAGACGCGGCCTGGATGCGCTGGTCGTTATCGGCGGTGACGGTTCCTATATGGGGGCTAAGCGCCTGACCGAAATGGGTTTCCCTTGTATCGGCTTGCCCGGCACGATCGATAACGACGTTGCGGGTACGGACTACACTATCGGTTACTTTACCGCGCTGGAAACCGTGCTGGAAGCGATTGACCGCCTGCGCGATACCTCCTCTTCACACCAGCGTATTTCCATTGTTGAAGTCATGGGACGCCACTGCGGTGACCTGACGCTGGCGGCGGCGATTGCCGGCGGCTGTGAGTTCATCGTTCTGCCGGAAGTGCCATTCAGCCCAGAAGATCTGGTCTGTGAAATTAAAGCGGGCATCGAGAAAGGCAAGAAACACGCGATTGTGGCGATCACCGAACTGGTGTGCGATGTCGATGAACTCGCGAAATACATTGAGAAAGAAACGGGACGCGAAACCCGTGCGACCGTACTCGGCCACATTCAGCGCGGCGGCTCGCCGGTTGCCTACGACCGTATTCTGGCCTCACGCATGGGCGCCTACTCTATTGAGCTGCTACAGCAGGGTTACGGCGGCCGCTGTGTCGGTATCCAGAATGAAAAAATGGTGCACCACGACATCGTTGATGCCATTGAGAACATGAAGCGTCCTTTCAAAGGCGACTGGCTGGATACAGCGAAAAAACTGTTCTAG
- the cpxR gene encoding envelope stress response regulator transcription factor CpxR — translation MNKILLVDDDRELTALLKELLEMEGFNVVVAYDGEQALQILDNTIDLLLLDVMMPKKNGIDTLKELRQQHQTPVIMLTARGSELDRVLGLELGADDYLPKPFNDRELVARIRAILRRSNWTDQQQAGDNSAPTLEVDSLRLNPGRQEASFDDIVLDLTGTEFTLLYLLAQRLGQVVSREHLSQEVLGKRLTPFDRAIDMHISNLRRKLPERRDGLPWFKTLRGRGYLMVSAA, via the coding sequence ATGAATAAAATTCTGCTGGTTGATGACGATAGAGAGCTGACCGCTTTACTGAAAGAATTGCTCGAAATGGAAGGTTTTAACGTCGTTGTCGCCTATGACGGCGAGCAGGCGTTACAGATATTAGATAACACCATTGACCTGTTATTACTGGATGTGATGATGCCGAAGAAAAACGGTATCGATACATTAAAAGAACTACGACAGCAGCATCAAACGCCGGTCATTATGCTGACCGCCCGCGGCAGCGAATTAGACCGCGTTCTTGGTTTAGAACTGGGTGCCGATGATTATCTGCCAAAGCCTTTTAACGACCGGGAACTGGTGGCGCGGATTCGCGCAATTCTCCGCCGCTCCAACTGGACCGATCAACAGCAGGCGGGTGATAACAGCGCCCCGACGCTGGAAGTCGACAGCTTGCGTCTGAACCCCGGACGACAGGAAGCCAGCTTCGACGATATCGTACTGGACCTGACAGGCACCGAATTTACGCTGCTCTATCTGCTGGCACAGCGGCTGGGACAGGTAGTGTCCCGCGAACATTTAAGTCAGGAAGTGCTGGGGAAACGGCTGACACCGTTTGACCGCGCGATCGATATGCATATCTCGAACCTGCGGCGTAAGTTGCCAGAGCGCAGGGACGGTCTGCCTTGGTTTAAAACGCTGCGTGGACGAGGCTATTTGATGGTATCGGCTGCATGA
- a CDS encoding tRNA (cytidine(34)-2'-O)-methyltransferase, with protein sequence MFHIALYEPQIAPNTGNIIRLAANNGCTLHLIEPLGFDFEEKKLRRAGLDYHDLANVSRHKNYQDFLAAVPGKRIFACTTKGSRPYDQPSYQPGDVLLFGSETSGLPDEIRNGFESDFRIRIPMQSNNRSLNLSNAVAIISYEAWRQNGFGGCL encoded by the coding sequence ATGTTCCATATCGCGCTCTATGAGCCTCAAATTGCACCGAACACTGGCAATATTATCCGACTGGCGGCCAACAACGGCTGTACACTTCATTTGATTGAACCACTTGGGTTTGATTTTGAAGAGAAAAAGCTGCGCCGCGCAGGGCTGGATTATCACGATCTGGCGAACGTCAGCCGTCATAAAAACTATCAGGATTTTCTGGCTGCGGTTCCCGGCAAACGCATCTTCGCCTGTACCACCAAAGGCAGCCGCCCGTATGACCAACCGAGCTACCAGCCAGGTGATGTATTGCTGTTTGGATCGGAAACGTCCGGTCTGCCAGACGAGATTCGCAACGGCTTTGAATCAGATTTCCGTATCCGCATTCCCATGCAGTCTAATAACCGTAGCCTGAATCTGTCGAATGCCGTGGCGATAATTAGCTATGAAGCCTGGCGGCAAAATGGCTTCGGCGGCTGCCTATAG
- the cpxA gene encoding envelope stress sensor histidine kinase CpxA — protein MINSLTARIFAIFWLTLALVLMLVLMVPKLDSRQLTALLENEQRQGIMLEQHIEADLANTPANDLRWWLRLFWVLEKWAPPGQRLLLVTSEGRVLGAQKNEMQIVRNFIGLSDNADHPQKKNYGRIELLGPFSIRDGEDNYQLYLSRPSSSPQSDFISLLFDRPLLLLIFTMLISSPLLLWLAWSLAKPARKLKHAADEVAKGNLRQRPELESGPQEFQATGVSFNQMVSALERMVTAQQRLLSDISHELRTPLTRLQLATALLRRRQGEGNELNRIEMETQRLDSMINDLLVLSRNQHKNELTREFLRADELWGNVLDDAAFEAEQMGKTLEVPYPPGPWTLFGNTASLDSALENIVRNALRYSHNHIEVAFSVDNQGITIKVDDDGPGVSPEDREQIFRPFYRTDEARDRESGGSGLGLAIVETAITQHKGWVKAEDSPLGGLRLIIWLPLHQR, from the coding sequence ATGATCAATAGCTTGACCGCCCGTATTTTTGCCATTTTTTGGTTGACGCTGGCGCTGGTACTCATGCTGGTCCTGATGGTGCCTAAGCTGGACTCGCGCCAGCTTACCGCCTTGCTGGAGAACGAGCAGCGGCAGGGCATCATGCTGGAACAGCACATTGAAGCAGACCTTGCCAATACGCCAGCCAACGATCTGCGCTGGTGGTTACGGCTATTCTGGGTGCTGGAAAAGTGGGCTCCACCGGGGCAGCGCCTCCTGTTAGTCACCAGCGAAGGACGCGTGCTGGGTGCACAAAAGAATGAAATGCAGATCGTGCGCAACTTTATCGGGCTGTCAGATAACGCCGATCATCCACAAAAGAAAAACTATGGCCGTATTGAACTGCTTGGCCCCTTCTCTATTCGTGATGGTGAAGACAACTACCAACTTTACCTGAGCCGCCCCAGCAGCAGCCCACAGTCCGATTTCATCAGCCTGCTGTTTGACCGCCCTTTACTACTGCTGATCTTCACCATGCTGATCAGTTCACCGCTACTGCTCTGGCTTGCCTGGAGTCTGGCGAAACCCGCACGTAAGCTCAAACATGCTGCCGACGAAGTCGCCAAAGGCAATTTACGCCAGCGCCCTGAGCTGGAATCTGGTCCGCAGGAATTTCAGGCGACGGGCGTCAGCTTTAACCAGATGGTCAGCGCATTGGAGCGGATGGTCACCGCACAGCAACGCCTGCTGTCGGATATCTCCCATGAACTGCGTACGCCGCTGACACGCTTGCAGTTGGCAACGGCGCTGCTGCGTCGGCGTCAGGGTGAAGGCAATGAGCTGAACCGCATTGAAATGGAAACTCAGCGGCTCGACAGCATGATTAACGATCTGCTAGTGCTCTCACGTAATCAACACAAGAACGAACTGACCCGTGAGTTCCTGCGTGCCGATGAACTGTGGGGCAATGTACTGGATGATGCCGCCTTTGAAGCCGAGCAGATGGGGAAAACGCTGGAAGTGCCCTATCCTCCGGGGCCGTGGACGCTCTTTGGCAACACCGCCTCGCTCGACAGTGCGCTGGAAAATATCGTGCGCAACGCGCTGCGTTATTCTCACAACCACATCGAAGTGGCCTTCTCAGTGGATAATCAGGGCATCACCATTAAAGTGGATGACGATGGCCCCGGCGTGAGCCCGGAAGATCGCGAGCAGATTTTCCGTCCCTTCTACCGTACGGATGAAGCGCGTGACCGCGAATCCGGCGGCAGCGGTTTAGGGCTCGCCATCGTGGAAACCGCCATTACACAGCACAAAGGCTGGGTAAAAGCGGAAGACAGTCCACTGGGTGGATTGCGTCTGATCATCTGGCTGCCACTGCATCAGCGGTAA